In the genome of Candoia aspera isolate rCanAsp1 chromosome 1, rCanAsp1.hap2, whole genome shotgun sequence, one region contains:
- the POLR2J gene encoding DNA-directed RNA polymerase II subunit RPB11-a, translating into MNAPPAFESFLLFEGEEKITINKDTKVPNACLFIINKEDHTLGNIIKSQLLKDPQVLFAGYKVPHPLEHKIIIRVQTTPDYSPQEAFTNAITDLISELSLLEERFRVAIKDKQDGIE; encoded by the exons ATGAATGCCCCTCCGGCCTTCGAGTCCTTTTTGCTTTTCGAGGGGGAGGAAAA GATTACAATAAATAAGGACACAAAAGTGCCAAATGCTTGTCTGTTTATAATCAACAAAGAGGATCACACTCTTGGGAATATAATTAAGTC GCAGTTGTTGAAAGATCCTCAAGTGCTCTTTGCAGGATACAAGGTCCCCCATCCCCTTGAACATAAAATAATCATCCGTGTTCAGACCACTCCCGATTATAGCCCCCAGGAAGCTTTCACCAATGCAATCACAGATCTCATCAGTGAGCTTTCTCTCCTGGAGGAGAGGTTCCGG gTTGCCATCAAAGACAAACAAGACGGAATTGAGTAG